One region of Budorcas taxicolor isolate Tak-1 chromosome 3, Takin1.1, whole genome shotgun sequence genomic DNA includes:
- the LOC128045438 gene encoding cornifin-like produces the protein MSSYQQKQPFTPPPEPEQQQVKQPCQPPPPTQEPFVPIIEEPCLPKVPQPDNTKVPEQGYSTLPEPCPIKDPEPVYTNVPQPGNTKVPEACSSVVIPGPNQKKDNQK, from the coding sequence ATGAGTTCCTACCAGCAGAAACAGCCCTTCACCCCACCCCCTGAGCCTGAGCAGCAGCAGGTGAAGCAGCCCTGCCAGCCTCCACCTCCAACTCAGGAACCATTTGTTCCCATAATTGAGGAGCCATGCCTTCCAAAGGTTCCACAGCCGGACAACACCAAGGTTCCCGAGCAAGGCTATTCCACACTTCCGGAGCCATGTCCCATCAAAGATCCGGAGCCAGTCTACACCAACGTCCCTCAGCCTGGAAATACCAAGGTGCCTGAGGCATGCTCCTCAGTGGTCATTCCAGGCCCAAATCAGAAGAAGGACAACCAGAAGTAA